One window of Candidatus Poribacteria bacterium genomic DNA carries:
- a CDS encoding ABC transporter permease subunit, with the protein MLRTLINQELLSLMMSARFLAAVVITLLLVVANTVVLIDEHENRVASYSQQEKVHREKAVAAETYSRLELFVERPPNPLSLFSAGLDKQLGTTVEIYHGEVPMISSVSARNLENPYLNLFSQIDLVSIFQVVLSLLSLLFAYDAIAGDWESGTLRLVISHPVRRGLILFGKYIAAMICLLLPVLMSLLMVLILCSLASSIQFSTADLLRIGGIVWTTIVYLSLFYLIGLLISTTTRRTATSLMLCMFLWVGLVLVYPNWSRFSINPVGDMRAERQSASQQIDQIWEEADREEQRFLANSPLEGDPPKFNIGYSGSSSWSGRRYEFNMTKVNEESEPSVPHFQNYQAFIGATHIRLAEKAALIREQRLARTDIRQATWDKRLMKFSPASLYTFATSAWAGTDLDGMLDFSRTTQGYRQMLIDYFHDKDALASRQWFASDQGTVDWWDLPQFRFERTDVSENAQRALADVLLLFLMNLILFIVTFLIFIKVEV; encoded by the coding sequence ATGTTACGCACACTGATAAACCAAGAACTTCTATCCCTTATGATGAGCGCGCGCTTCCTCGCCGCGGTCGTTATTACGCTCCTACTCGTCGTCGCCAATACAGTTGTGCTAATTGACGAGCACGAAAACCGCGTGGCGAGTTATAGCCAGCAAGAGAAAGTTCATCGTGAGAAAGCGGTGGCAGCGGAAACCTATTCAAGGTTGGAACTCTTTGTTGAACGTCCTCCGAACCCCCTAAGTCTTTTTAGTGCAGGGTTGGACAAGCAGTTGGGAACCACCGTCGAAATTTATCACGGAGAGGTACCGATGATTTCAAGTGTCTCCGCACGAAACTTGGAGAATCCGTATCTAAATCTCTTTTCGCAGATTGACTTGGTATCCATCTTTCAAGTCGTCCTAAGCCTACTGTCCCTACTCTTCGCTTACGATGCAATTGCCGGCGACTGGGAAAGCGGTACCTTGCGACTGGTTATCTCACATCCCGTGCGGCGCGGGTTGATTCTGTTTGGGAAATATATCGCTGCCATGATATGCTTGCTGCTGCCTGTGCTAATGAGTCTGCTGATGGTGTTGATTTTGTGCTCCCTCGCCAGTTCGATCCAGTTCAGCACAGCGGATCTGCTCCGGATTGGCGGGATAGTCTGGACGACGATTGTCTACTTATCCCTTTTCTACCTCATCGGACTATTGATTTCCACAACAACCCGGCGCACGGCTACATCCCTGATGCTCTGTATGTTCTTATGGGTCGGTTTGGTCCTCGTTTATCCGAACTGGAGTCGCTTTTCCATTAATCCGGTGGGCGATATGCGCGCCGAAAGACAGTCCGCGAGTCAACAGATTGACCAAATTTGGGAAGAAGCAGACCGGGAAGAACAACGATTTTTAGCAAACAGTCCGCTTGAGGGGGATCCCCCTAAGTTTAACATAGGATATTCAGGGTCAAGCTCTTGGAGCGGCAGAAGGTATGAGTTTAACATGACCAAAGTGAACGAGGAGTCAGAACCGTCCGTCCCGCATTTCCAAAACTATCAGGCATTCATCGGTGCGACGCACATCCGCCTGGCAGAAAAAGCTGCGTTGATACGCGAACAACGCTTGGCACGGACAGACATCCGGCAAGCAACGTGGGATAAACGGTTGATGAAATTCAGTCCTGCAAGCCTCTATACCTTTGCAACCTCCGCCTGGGCAGGCACCGATTTAGATGGCATGTTAGATTTTAGTCGTACCACCCAAGGATACCGCCAGATGCTGATTGACTATTTCCATGATAAAGACGCGCTTGCGAGTCGGCAATGGTTCGCTTCTGATCAAGGCACCGTAGATTGGTGGGATTTGCCCCAGTTTCGCTTTGAACGGACGGATGTCTCGGAAAACGCACAACGCGCCTTAGCAGATGTGTTACTCCTTTTTCTCATGAATCTGATCCTGTTTATAGTGACATTCCTGATTTTTATCAAAGTTGAAGTATAA
- a CDS encoding RNA polymerase sigma factor, which translates to MEENDVQLIHKILSGDEEAFGALVRKHQKSVHALAWRKLGDFHLAEEITQDAFLRVYKSLSTLKNPNQFSGWLYVIVDRLCINWIQRNRYMMQSLEDTPVEEIEEASYTHHVSEQLDLETTEQRHKIVKRLLERLPESERTVVTLHYLGEMKVKDISKFLGVSANTIKSRLSRARKRLQARGEEILISEVLSSVQLPSNLTENIIREANRIKPVPSSNGKPIVPWAIAASVAILATLTLGISNKYLSHFQQPYSLEAVSAIKVDIVEATAKPIIKAKPAVRTQLGKIDTSGKNSRSNPQVDSLRVIGAQTQETKAEIEEIQQIQTEVLDFFRTPEREHQDYTVVKIDATAFEDGGMLTIDIRVGSGKASGSFDLFNGTSELPTEGIPNNRLAHEWGIPPGGTGIIAYRFNQGKVFQLGATGDWFSEKGSINAFHARISIR; encoded by the coding sequence ATGGAAGAAAACGATGTTCAACTAATTCATAAAATTTTGTCCGGGGACGAAGAGGCATTCGGTGCATTAGTCCGAAAACATCAGAAAAGCGTTCACGCCCTGGCGTGGCGCAAACTTGGGGACTTTCACCTTGCTGAAGAAATTACGCAAGATGCCTTCCTTCGAGTCTATAAAAGCCTCTCAACACTAAAGAATCCCAATCAGTTTTCTGGATGGCTTTATGTCATTGTAGACCGACTTTGTATTAATTGGATTCAAAGAAACAGATACATGATGCAATCACTGGAAGACACACCCGTGGAAGAAATAGAAGAAGCCTCTTATACACATCATGTATCGGAACAACTCGACCTGGAAACGACTGAACAACGGCATAAAATCGTCAAAAGACTTCTGGAAAGACTGCCGGAGAGCGAACGGACGGTGGTGACGCTCCATTATCTTGGTGAAATGAAAGTGAAGGATATTAGCAAATTTTTGGGTGTATCGGCGAACACAATTAAGAGTCGGCTTAGCCGTGCGCGAAAGCGTTTACAGGCACGCGGCGAAGAAATTTTGATTAGTGAAGTGCTCAGTAGCGTACAATTGCCCAGCAATTTAACCGAGAACATTATACGAGAAGCCAACCGCATCAAACCTGTTCCTTCTTCAAACGGCAAACCCATAGTGCCATGGGCGATAGCCGCGTCAGTCGCTATTTTGGCGACACTCACTCTCGGAATAAGCAATAAATATCTATCCCATTTCCAACAACCCTATAGTTTGGAAGCAGTCTCTGCTATAAAGGTTGACATTGTGGAGGCAACAGCGAAACCCATTATCAAGGCGAAACCTGCTGTGCGAACACAACTGGGTAAGATAGACACATCGGGTAAAAATAGTAGATCCAATCCACAAGTAGACAGCCTCCGAGTAATAGGTGCGCAAACGCAAGAGACAAAAGCAGAAATAGAAGAGATACAACAGATTCAAACAGAGGTCTTAGACTTTTTTCGGACGCCGGAAAGAGAGCATCAGGATTATACCGTTGTAAAAATTGATGCTACCGCGTTTGAAGACGGTGGTATGCTAACCATTGATATCCGAGTCGGTAGCGGCAAAGCATCTGGCTCGTTTGATCTGTTCAATGGGACCAGTGAGCTGCCTACAGAAGGCATACCCAACAACAGACTCGCACATGAATGGGGAATTCCGCCCGGTGGAACAGGGATAATCGCTTATCGATTCAATCAAGGCAAAGTCTTTCAATTGGGTGCTACTGGCGATTGGTTCAGTGAGAAAGGGAGCATCAATGCTTTTCACGCACGAATTTCCATTCGGTAA